TTCAAGAATTTTTGGTTTTGATCTCATGGTTGTTATGGATTTCCGTAAAGGTCTGTATAGATCTTTGTAATTCTTTGGCCAATTTCATGGGATTCGTATCCCTGAATTTGGGGATACCGATGGCTCACTCTTCATTATGCCTCGTTAAAGGCACAAAAAAACCACCTTTTCAGCTTTTCCTGAAAGGTGGCTTTATTAGAATTACTCTAGTCTGCTGGCTGGCGAGAGGAGATCTGATAGATCTTTCTAAATGCTGAGCATCTTTTTACTTCTGCCTATAATTATCTCCGATCGCTATTTCTCGATGTCACATCATATGTTTTTAAAGAGAATATATCGATGAAGCGATTTAACTCTCGTCCAATACCATTGCTATTGGTTCTCTTTTTTCAATTTATGGTATGCCTTTGACTCCGCTAAATTCCATTCCAGCCAATGCTGTTTTTCCCAACGGTCGGTAAATCTATTTATGCGGTATTCCAGATGTTCAGCATAGTTATCAGCCGAAATGTACTTGCGCGAATAGGACGACCTTGATTCTCCCAATCGTTTGCGCTGGACAATCTCAACCTTGTTCAATTCCAACGAGTCTACTCTGAGATAAGGCAAAGCGGCATTGCTCAATTCCGACAGGTAATCGAGGTGGACAAAAGCCCTTTCTTTATTGGAAAAATTGTACTTGGCGATAATCGTGTCCCAATTGAAAAATGTAGAAATCACAAGCAGAATGAAAATACTCAGGCTATTGATACGCCAAAGATAAGTTCCGTTTTTGGTATGCTTCACCTTGGTGTAAACTGACCACAATCCAATAGTTGTTGCAGCTAAACAGAACAGCAATACTATTCGCATATATGCCAAGGCGAAGTAATAGATATAGTAAAAATCTCTGATGGCCACCGAAAGAACCAGAATAGCATTCAAGCCAAGCCACCAGAAAGTGAGTTTTTTCAACCGAAAGGACTTGGAGTAAAAGTTTTGGTTTCCTCTAAATAAATAAAGTGAAACGGCCATAGAAATGATAATGGTACACAGCAATACATGCATTCCTTCATGTACAAAACTCTTAAGATATTGTCCATTCCACTCAAAGCCAAACCAAACATCTTTGATCTCGAAAACGAGTAACAAGGCGAGCATGATATTTAGTCCAATCATGGTGAACTCGGCCAATTGCAACTCAAGTCTAAGACCGGTAATTCTAAACCCTCCGGATTTGGTTTTTACCCTTCTCAAAATCCCATCATCCATTTCTTGTTTCAGAAAATAGTCTGAAACATTTAAGAAGTAGAACGGAATGCTTACTAGCAAACCTGCCATAAAAGTAAAGAACATGATGAGGTTCAGATGCTCCCAAAAGGTGTTGTAAAGCCATTCAAAGCCATCAATGAAAAATACCAAAGCTGAACCAAAACTAGGATTTCCGGCTGCGTACATCAGGAAAAATACGGCGAGCACAAGCAGTGGAACAATAAACAGTAGTGCTTTTTTCATTACTGACTTCGTGCGAGTATTTGCCGGTAAAAAGTTGAATAGGGCTTTTGTCCAAGCAAAATAGGACCGAATCGAATTCCTCACCATGTTGGTAAAGATCAGATGTACTGATTGGAACTTGTGGTCCAAAAGACTGGAACCATAAATAGTGACGGTCAAAATGCTGATAAAAAAGGCTAGCAGAGAATGGTGTATCAAAGCAAAAACAACAGTAAGGATGGCAGCCAATAGAAAGAACTTTTGACGCTTTGTAAAACTTGGTTTGAACAAGTAAGTAATGCCTCCGATCGATAGGATTTGAAAAATGAAAAGATTTGTACCCCAATCTTTTCTGTAAAACAAAGCCACGAAAAATGTGGCTGATAAGAGACTGAGTAAGATTCTTTTTTGGTTAATGGTCAAGTTCATATACGATTGGTTTCTGATCAAAACGTGATAAATCAAATTTAGTGTGAGCTCAGCCATTTTTAACGAAACGTGTCCATATCGGACTAAAAAACCCCGACATCTTACCGACATCGGGGTTTTAATCATCCAGAGTATAAAGAACTCTGTTTTAATTTATAGCTTTTTACAAACGCGCATAGCTATGCAAATACTTGAGTTCGTTTCAAAAAGTTTCAAAAAAAAGGGTGAATTAACAGCTCTCTTTGGCCTTTCGGAAAAAGGGGAAGCGAAGCTATGCCATGCTGATCCTCGCATAGCTAAAATATAGAGCGTCTTCAAAAACGATAAAAAATTTGGCGTTAAAGAAGACGACCAAGTGGGGCAATGATGGCCTCACACGACGAAAGAAGACCATCACACGACGGATTATAGGGATCAAGTGGGGCAATGATGGTCTTCACACGACGAAAGAAGGTCTTCATTCGTTGCATTAGGGGCATCAAGTGGGGGAGTGGATGGTGTTATGTGGTAGATGGTCGATGGTCTGTGGTCGATGGTCTTTGCTTGATGCACTATCGACCATGAACTATCGACTTTGCCCCATTCATTCTGAGATTCGTTATACTTGTAGGTAGAATATGCAATGGAGCTGAGACCTTGCTGTACAGCTTAACTTTAGGTAAGGCCATAAGCTGAATAAGCGCTACTAAGCGGAGCGTTCTCACCGAAGGTACTAGCGTTTAAACTACTGTTAGCCACAATTAGAATGAGCGACAAAACATATTTATTTACTTGTGTCCTCTTCATCGCGCTATTCCTTTGCCTAATGTCCTTCGGACTTCAAGGGCAAGATGCTACTCCGGAATTTCTCACACACGTAATTCGAACTGACAGTTCATCAATTTATGAAATTGAAGGATTGAGAATAGAAGTCGAACCTGACTCTGAAGTTTCATTTATTACCGGGCCAGATTTTCGTGTCTTCAATTTCGTGTTGCTCGGGAATGATTCTGTCGGTTTATACAGTGGAAGACATCCGGATGTGCCTCACTTTAGTTCACTTGCTTTCAAAGACGGATGGCAAGACGTGAAACAGAAATATTTGGAGAAGGCAATATCAAATAAAGGGCACTACCTGAACAAGGAAGGCGACCCAACTCTGATCTTTGACTCTAAAGACTCAATCATTGGAACAGTCACTGACACATTGATTTGGGAATTGATAGTCATGCACGATAAAAATTTGTG
This Cryomorphaceae bacterium 1068 DNA region includes the following protein-coding sequences:
- a CDS encoding DUF4173 domain-containing protein, which gives rise to MNLTINQKRILLSLLSATFFVALFYRKDWGTNLFIFQILSIGGITYLFKPSFTKRQKFFLLAAILTVVFALIHHSLLAFFISILTVTIYGSSLLDHKFQSVHLIFTNMVRNSIRSYFAWTKALFNFLPANTRTKSVMKKALLFIVPLLVLAVFFLMYAAGNPSFGSALVFFIDGFEWLYNTFWEHLNLIMFFTFMAGLLVSIPFYFLNVSDYFLKQEMDDGILRRVKTKSGGFRITGLRLELQLAEFTMIGLNIMLALLLVFEIKDVWFGFEWNGQYLKSFVHEGMHVLLCTIIISMAVSLYLFRGNQNFYSKSFRLKKLTFWWLGLNAILVLSVAIRDFYYIYYFALAYMRIVLLFCLAATTIGLWSVYTKVKHTKNGTYLWRINSLSIFILLVISTFFNWDTIIAKYNFSNKERAFVHLDYLSELSNAALPYLRVDSLELNKVEIVQRKRLGESRSSYSRKYISADNYAEHLEYRINRFTDRWEKQHWLEWNLAESKAYHKLKKENQ